In the genome of Myroides phaeus, one region contains:
- the argS gene encoding arginine--tRNA ligase yields MTLNQILTPQIEKAVQQLYGATVEKVEYQATRKEFEGDITVVIFPFLRQIKGNPVEIGTKIGEYLVENTNVIERFNVVKGFLNLVVSDSYYISFFNGIRNVEHFGYVEPKEGDKSVLVEYSSPNTNKPLHLGHVRNNLLGYSVAEILKASGKKVFKTQIINDRGIHICKSMLAWQKYGNGETPESTGLKGDKLVGNYYVKFDVEYKAQIKELMEQGMSEDDAKKEAPIIKEAKQMLVDWEANKPEVIDLWNMMNQWVYDGFAVSYKNLGVDFDKNYFESNTYLLGKDVVEKGLEQGVFYKKEDNSVWIDLSDEGLDEKLVLRGDGTSVYMTQDIGTAIQRVKDFGDVGGMVYTVGNEQDYHFKVLFLILKRLGFDWAESLYHLSYGMVDLPSGKMKSREGTVVDADDLMDEMTNTAKTISEELGKLDGYSEEEKSVLFNTIGLGALKYYILKVDPKKRILFNPEESVDFAGNTGPFIQYTYARIQSILRKADFDCTQEITDIVLDPKEKELLKLLEEFPVVIQDAARTYSPALIANYVYELVREYNSFYQTVSILGEENMTLKVFRVQLSQKVGLVINDAFTLLGIAVPERM; encoded by the coding sequence ATGACATTAAATCAGATTTTAACTCCGCAGATTGAAAAGGCAGTTCAACAATTATACGGGGCGACCGTTGAAAAAGTTGAGTACCAAGCGACAAGAAAAGAGTTCGAAGGCGATATTACAGTAGTTATTTTCCCTTTTTTAAGACAGATTAAAGGGAATCCAGTAGAAATAGGTACTAAAATTGGTGAATATTTAGTAGAGAATACGAACGTAATTGAACGGTTTAATGTAGTTAAAGGATTTTTGAACTTAGTCGTTTCAGATAGTTACTATATTTCATTTTTTAACGGTATTCGAAATGTAGAACACTTTGGATATGTTGAACCAAAAGAAGGTGATAAATCAGTATTGGTAGAGTATTCTTCTCCAAATACAAACAAACCTTTGCACTTAGGACACGTTAGAAATAACTTATTAGGATACTCTGTAGCTGAAATTTTAAAAGCTTCAGGTAAGAAAGTATTCAAAACTCAAATTATTAATGATAGAGGAATCCATATTTGTAAGTCTATGTTGGCTTGGCAAAAATATGGTAATGGAGAGACTCCTGAGTCAACTGGACTTAAAGGAGATAAATTAGTAGGAAATTACTACGTTAAATTTGACGTTGAATACAAAGCTCAAATCAAGGAATTGATGGAGCAAGGTATGTCTGAAGATGATGCTAAAAAAGAAGCGCCAATTATCAAAGAAGCAAAACAAATGCTTGTGGATTGGGAGGCAAATAAACCTGAAGTTATTGATTTATGGAATATGATGAATCAATGGGTTTATGATGGATTTGCTGTTTCTTACAAAAATTTAGGTGTTGATTTCGACAAAAACTACTTTGAAAGTAATACTTATTTATTAGGTAAAGACGTTGTAGAGAAAGGATTAGAGCAAGGTGTTTTCTATAAAAAAGAAGACAACTCTGTTTGGATTGATCTTTCTGACGAAGGATTAGATGAAAAGCTTGTATTAAGAGGTGATGGTACTTCTGTTTATATGACGCAAGATATTGGTACTGCTATCCAACGTGTAAAAGACTTTGGAGATGTAGGTGGTATGGTTTATACTGTAGGTAATGAACAAGATTATCACTTTAAAGTATTATTCTTAATCTTAAAACGTTTAGGTTTTGATTGGGCTGAAAGCTTATATCACTTATCATACGGAATGGTTGATTTACCTTCAGGGAAAATGAAGAGTAGAGAAGGTACTGTTGTAGATGCTGATGATTTGATGGATGAGATGACGAATACAGCTAAAACTATCTCTGAAGAGTTAGGTAAATTAGATGGTTATTCTGAAGAAGAGAAAAGTGTATTGTTTAATACAATTGGATTAGGAGCTCTTAAATATTATATTTTAAAAGTAGATCCTAAGAAACGTATTTTGTTTAACCCAGAAGAATCTGTTGATTTTGCAGGGAATACAGGGCCGTTTATCCAATATACATATGCACGTATCCAATCTATTTTACGTAAAGCAGATTTCGATTGTACACAAGAGATTACGGATATCGTTTTAGATCCAAAAGAAAAAGAATTATTGAAGTTGTTAGAAGAATTCCCAGTGGTAATTCAGGATGCAGCGCGTACATATAGCCCAGCTTTAATTGCAAACTATGTTTACGAATTAGTAAGAGAGTACAACTCTTTCTATCAGACGGTTTCTATCTTAGGAGAAGAAAATATGACTTTAAAAGTATTTAGAGTTCAGTTATCTCAAAAAGTAGGTTTAGTGATTAACGATGCATTTACATTGTTAGGAATCGCTGTACCTGAGCGTATGTAA